A portion of the Sabethes cyaneus chromosome 3, idSabCyanKW18_F2, whole genome shotgun sequence genome contains these proteins:
- the LOC128741265 gene encoding OTU domain-containing protein 5-A, translating into MTIKPVVNQKSSKDDSQEGTSQNLVNNGTVGRNAHRNVLNQLSTSEGQQLPREKRVHTPHNFDNESVRHRRSPHKNLGRTKREHHHKRENRERDKNASPNYQAVLPSVSTKKQTTPACPSPLGSAGCRSPKNAVASGSSIGVTSGSGSNNSNSLSATADEALSGYNSGDEHIGQKDAQLSPDEWKKRDEAFAKIMSDRGFILKDMVEDGACLFRAISLQIYGDQDMHEVIRQQTMDYIYQNREYFAQFVTEDIDNYVSRKRANHVHGNHIEIQAMSEMYNRSVELYCYQLEPINIFNSDQINNGNEPLRLSYQRCSHYNAILDPYKASVGVGLGLAGYRPDELDIKQVADAVRMSEELEIEQTMFEDKLKTTDWEATNEAIEEQIARESYLQWCRDNMRNNPGKNSKSTSTITSSDVSGGGGCSTATSPEKSPKHNVEAATSFPDTLLREFRKSTSPSPSNLSFNQGSSSSSKNSTLDLDCSLPETSCSVPFYFNNCNRRKKRNLHSPVDKSSADMLSKKSKLSVSKMVEGEADSGASTSGTKKNENMPRTEPVSEFYQSLLESSYTEDGSFAQLSEREMIQKALAESAMDFVKRSDRTKGSQEDKYGTTDEEYDSPSP; encoded by the exons ATGACTATTAAACCAGTAGTGAACCAGAAAAGTTCGAAGGACGATAGTCAGGAGGGCACTTCACAGAATTTGGTCAACAATGGAACGGTGGGTCGAAACGCCCATAGGAATGTTCTGAATCAGCTGTCTACGTCAGAGGGTCAA CAACTTCCAAgagaaaaaagggtccacacaCCACACAATTTTGATAATGAATCTGTCCGACATAGAAGGAGCCCACACAAAAA TCTTGGCCGCACTAAACGTGAGCACCACCATAAAAGAGAGAACCGAGAGCGGGATAAAAATGCTTCTCCAAACTATCAAGCAGTTTTGCCTTCTGTAAGTACCAAAAAGCAAACGACTCCCGCATGTCCTAGCCCCCTGGGAAGTGCTGGATGTCGTTCTCCCAAAAATGCAGTTGCTTCTGGTAGCAGCATTGGCGTAACATCGGGCAGCGGCAGTAACAATTCGAACAGCCTGTCCGCAACGGCCGATGAAGCCCTCTCCGGTTACAATAGCGGTGATGAACATATTGGTCAAAAAGACGCACAACTCAGTCCGGACGAATGGAAAAAACGCGACGAAGCATTTGCCAAAATAATGTCCGATCGCGGATTTATTCTTAAAGACATGGTTGAAGACGGCGCTTGCCTGTTTCGTGCCATTTCACTCCAAATTTATGGCGACCAAGATATGCATGAAGTCATCAGACAGCAAACGATGGATTATATT TACCAAAATCGGGAATATTTTGCACAATTCGTGACAGAAGATATAGACAATTACGTCTCCCGAAAAAGAGCGAACCACGTCCATGGTAACCATATAGAGATTCAAGCAATGTCTGAAATGTACAACCGCTCGGTCGAATTGTATTGCTACCAACTAG AACCAATTAACATTTTCAATTCCGATCAAATTAACAACGGAAACGAACCATTGCGGTTGTCTTACCAGCGTTGCTCTCACTACAATGCTATTCTAGATCCTTACAAGGCATCGGTCGGAGTTGGCCTAGGTTTAGCAGGTTACCGACCAGACGAGCTAGATATTAAACAAGTAGCAGATGCTGTTCGGATGAGCGAAGAGTTGGAGATTGAGCAAACTATGTTTGAGGATAAATTGAAGACCACCGATTGGGAAGCCACCAACGAAGCTATAGAAGAACAGATAGCCAGAGAATCCTACCTGCAATGGTGCCGTGACAATATGCGCAATAATCccggaaaaaatagtaaaagcACCAGCACTATCACATCAAGTGACGTGAGTGGCGGTGGAGGTTGCAGTACAGCGACTAGTCcagaaaaatcaccaaaacacaATGTAGAAGCTGCGACAAGTTTTCCCGACACGCTATTACGTGAATTTCGCAAGTCAACATCTCCATCACCATCGAATCTATCGTTTAACCAAGGAAGTTCATCTAGCTCGAAAAACAGTACACTTGACTTGGATTGCTCATTACCTGAAACGTCTTGTTCAGTTCCTTTTTACTTCAACAATTGtaatagaagaaaaaaacgaaacctACACTCACC AGTGGACAAATCCAGTGCAGATATGctttcaaaaaaatcaaaactaagCGTTAGTAAAATGGTTGAGGGCGAGGCAGACAGCGGCGCAAGTACATCAGGTACGAAAAAGAACGAGAACATGCCCCGCACCGAGCCGGTTTCCGAGTTTTATCAATCTTTACTGGAATCTTCGTATACGGAAGATGGTA GTTTTGCGCAACTGAGCGAACGTGAAATGATACAAAAGGCCCTTGCAGAATCGGCAATGGATTTTGTAAAGCGAAGTGACCGGACAAAAGGGTCACAGGAAGACAAATATGGTACCACAGATGAAGAATATGATTCCCCGTCGCCTTAA
- the LOC128742648 gene encoding SAM50-like protein CG7639 gives MGSGKSKESHPADKKNNIDFTRFKARVDRINISGLSRTYDDYVQRSVANLFKASNFQDVIIETTNAKDNLMQLGIFKNLKIKIDVSKGSDATKNGYEVTFNGDELSRLTGSIGTELGQNDGAATAELTSPNVFGRGERVSLNYSYSYVRSSVLNLRFTKPYYHTIVGEYNPEASISIFKHSSPTPWTKFRTEESGILLDFSFTLPFNLSNSFQYEVGVKEIFAMDKFTPFFVREHCGPKLASIIRYIGTFETRDSNVFPTNGVLIKTTNELMGSTLSQFGVMKSDVHCEMNVPLFAGISLQLSGRVGMLLNDMRKEAIPINSLFFLGGPQSLRGFELAGAGPLREGVAAGCTSYWASGLHLWSPLPFSSYFGGFGKLFRTHLFYNFGTCNTFTTDKLRSTAGAGIAFRIGQKARIEFNYCQPLSFESGDRVKRGFQFGIGYEFI, from the exons ATGGGGAGCGGTAAATCTAAA GAGTCTCACCCGGCTGACAAGAAAAACAACATTGATTTTACTCGCTTTAAAGCAAGAGTAGACCGCATTAATATCAGTGGTTTAAGTAGGACTTACGATGACTACGTCCAGCGCTCTGTTGCAAACCTGTTTAAAGCCTCAAACTTTCAGGATGTTATCATCGAAACGACGAA CGCAAAGGATAACTTAATGCAGCTAGGTATTTtcaaaaacttgaaaataaagatCGATGTCAGTAAAGGAAGTGACGCAACCAAAAATGGTTACGAAGTAACATTCAACGGCGACGAGCTTTCTCGTCTTACCGGTAGCATCGGAACAGAATTAGGACAAAACGATGGGGCAGCCACTGCAG AGCTAACATCACCCAATGTGTTTGGCCGAGGGGAACGTGTTAGTTTGAATTATAGCTACAGTTACGTGAGAAGTAGTGTACTTAACCTGCGTTTTACGAAACCATACTATCATACCATTGTTGGAGAATACAACCCAGA AGCATCAATATCAATTTTCAAGCATTCTTCGCCAACACCCTGGACTAAGTTTCGAACCGAAGAATCTGGAATATTGCTGGACTTCTCATTTACGTTGCCGTTTAATTTAAGCAATAGCTTTCAGTACGAGGTTGGTGTGAAGGAAATATTTGCAATGGACAAGTTTACACCATTTTTTGTTCGGGAGCACTGTGGACCCAAATTGGCCAGCATCATTCGATACATTGGCACTTTTGAAACACGTGATAGCAATGTATTTCCTACCAACGGTGTACTGATAAAAACTACCAACGAACTTATGGGAAGCACACTTAGTCAATTCGGCGTGATGAAATCCGACGTTCATTGCGAAATGAACGTACCGCTCTTTGCTGGAATATCACTTCAGTTGAGCGGACGAGTAGGAATGTTACTGAACGACATGCGGAAAGAGGCGATTCCTATCAATTCTTTATTCTTTTTGGGTGGCCCACAATCGCTGCGTGGATTTGAGCTTGCTGGAGCTGGTCCCCTTCGCGAAGGAGTTGCCGCGGGTTGTACG TCCTACTGGGCATCTGGACTACATCTGTGGAGTCCTTTACCTTTCAGCAGTTATTTCGGTGGATTTGGTAAACTCTTCAGGACGCATTTGTTCTACAATTTCGGAACGTGCAATACATTTACTACTG ACAAGCTGCGTAGTACGGCTGGAGCTGGGATAGCATTTAGGATAGGACAAAAAGCGCGCATTGAATTCAACTACTGCCAACCACTGTCTTTTGAAAGTGGAGATCGGGTTAAGCGAGGATTTCAGTTCGGTATCGGTTATGAGTTTATTTAA
- the LOC128742714 gene encoding uncharacterized protein LOC128742714, which yields MKPFTFGIVIVAAFCVANVIGADEPAKDTTDEDGVKIYKRLIPADVLRDFPGMCFASTRCATIEPGKSWDLAPFCGRSTCVVSDNNPSQLLELVEDCGPLPLANDKCKLDTEKTNKTAPFPYCCPKFSCEPGVKLEYPEIKAPEGAQDEKQN from the exons ATGAAGCCGTTCACTTTTGGAATCGTTATCGTTGCTGCCTTTTGCGTAGCCAATGTCATCGGTGCCGACGAGCCAGCGAAGGATACTACTGATGAAGACGGTGTCAAAATCTACAAACGGTTGATCCCTGCCGATGTGCTGAGAG ATTTCCCTGGAATGTGCTTCGCCTCGACCCGTTGTGCAACCATCGAACCAGGAAAGTCGTGGGATCTGGCTCCATTCTGCGGTCGTTCCACTTGCGTTGTTTCCGATAATAATCCATCACA ACTACTTGAATTGGTCGAAGACTGTGGACCACTGCCATTGGCCAACGACAAATGTAAACTGGATACCGAAAAGACTAACAAGACGGCTCCATTCCCATACTGCTGTCCTAAGTTTAGCTGCGAGCCAGGAGTAAAACTAGAATATCCAGAAATTAAAGCACCAGAAGGAGCTCAAGATGAGAAACAAAACTAA